The genomic window atccatgataaataattgtttccaaatatattaagagcattaaatttaagatgagagagtttcgatataatgaaaatttgttacctggagtcttcctaaaatttgatcagagtctcgtgctgataacgtgttgtagaataaataaatagataaagaagaagaaatagatataaaataaagaaacatAAATAGATAAGCTTAGTATTAATATTTACTAATATAATAATCtcattatagaaatcacttatataTTTACTACTATTATATATATTAGGAACATataaagaaagaggagaaaagtTTTGTATAGAGAGAAGTTTATTATTCATGTGTGTAACTTTTTTGTCTCCGTACATATATTTATAGACACACAAAGTTTACGTTTCAAACTTCATTAAATTTGTTTTATCCtaaaaatttatttcttttaacataGAAAAAATGTGCCACTCATAAATAAGCATCCATCATCCTTATTCGTCACAACAATTCCAAATATTTTACTTCAAAGGATACACTAGAAATGTacccaaaaaataaataaaaaataaaataacagcaGCACAAAAACGACAGAGTTTTGAGGACTTTGCAGATTTGTGGGGTTGGGGTCTGGGGAGTCCTTGGGGTTAAAAGTGTTTGTGGTTTTTGGCGGTAGGCCGGTAGCATAACGAATTAACGATGGGAGCACAACCACAGCCACACGGCAACCCCGCCGAACAAACGCCAACAGCAACGCCAACACCTCCTACCCTCTCACAAGATCAATTTCTCTCCTGGAAGCGCCAGAAGGTTCTCTCTCTCTATTAGGGTTTTCTTGTAAACTTGATCTACGACGTTGTTATTTTTCATACAATAATTTATGATGAACTTCTAGGTAAAAAATTAAATTCACAAATTAATCTTTCATAACTCCTAGGTGATTAAATACTGTTCAAATTTCTTGTATTGTAGTGATGATGCTATTAACAAAGTATAAGAGAGCCTTTCTTTGCATGTTAGTGTGGGGAGCGAGTAAGTTGTGATAACAAAGAAGGTTTAGGCTACTATTATGAAAAGTGGTTAACCATCTTGTATTACTGTTTGAATTCCACTGTGCAATAAGAGGCCTCTGTAGTCTTGTTATTGAGCATGGTTGGGACTAAATTCCTCAGGACAGCTGGATTTTCAGTTTATGCGCTGATTTTGATACAGTAAATGTTCACTTGAGGGGTTGTTTGCACGTTGGGATTTTAGAGGGGAATAGAGGGAACTCAAGGATGTGTAGtgtaaaaatttagtcaaattctGAGTCTCAGACTTTGAtcctcaaaattttaaaatatagatTAGTTTACCTTACATGATGACAACTAAGATAGTATTGAGAATATGTTTAGATTAGTTCACCTATATTACCTTTATTTGTTACCAACATACTTGATTCACATGGTCTTGTAATACATTTTCAGGAATTTCAAGATCTAATTTAGCTTGTCTGTTATCTATGACATGTTAGAAGCCACTGGGGATGCATCCATGTCATCCAACGTGACATATTAATGAACACACAACAACACAATAATGAAAAtgaaagagaaaaggacaaataggtccctgaccttttgtcccgcagacatttttgtccctgaccattgaaaaatacttttaagtccctgaccttcacaaaatttggacggatcagtccctccgtccaaatgcctccgtcagggactgatctgtccaaatgcctccgtgagggactgatccgtccaagttttgtgaaggtcagggacttaaaagtatttttcaatggtcagggacgaaaatgtccacaGAGTAAAAGGTCAGGgatctatttgtccttttctcaaaatgaaattaaggactaatttgactctTTCTGTTAGAAAGGTTATTTTCAAAATTAGAGACTAAAATGACTCGCGTACAAAACTTGATGGACCAAAGGGAATCATATGATTTCCTTTTAGTTTCTAACTTTTTGTATTATCTGGACACTATGTATATGATTTGTTTGATAAACTGCGTTTGGCAGATTATAGTATTATAGCCGAAGTTTATGAAATTAGTACTAAAACAAATTGTTTTCTAATTTCTAAGATAAGATGGCACATGCTGCCGATATAGACTTTTAGTTACAGTAGAGTGGATGTGTATTATGTATTCTGAAGTTTTGGTTGCATTTGTGATATATAATACCTTTGAgatgaaaagagaaaaagcaaggaACTTAGAATACAAATATATTCAATTCTGGAGTGGATCCTCTCATGTCAATTTTTCACATGACTTGACTCGTGTAATCTTTGATACATCAATTTCTAGTATTGAATGTCATGTATGGTGTATGGGCATAACAAATCAATGTAAAAAATTCAGAAGAGGTTCCATCCCCATTCAATTCAAAAGTCAGGCCTTCTGCTTGAGCaaattaatttattctattctattctatatatatatacacgagTGGGAGGTCGTGGGTTACTTTATATTGAAATGAAAATTGGATAACCATATGGGATGGTTATTTATTAATATTGATATTGGATAATGTGTAATATATTACATTGGTGTATTGGAACTTCCTAGGTGAAAAGACTGCCAAAACAGATTGAAATTCTTTTATGCTAGTTGTTTGTGAGGAACCTTTTTCAGTTGCATGGagtttttcattttttatccTCCATATGGTGTTGAAGCTGATAGTATTCATGCAAATTTCTGCAGGATGCAGCTGAATCAGCCAGAAAAGCTGAGGCATCGAGGAAACGCGCAGAGGATATTGCTGCAGGAACAGTCCAGATGAATGGCAGGGAGCTATTTCTGCATGAGCCGTGGGTCTTTGATAACTCACGTTATTAAGGTTTCAAAAGCTGTTTATGGTCATGATTTGATTACTTGTTTTATGAATTAGTGTCTTCATTTACGCATGTACTGGGAATGGCGTTCTCTTAGATGTTCATATCTTGGTGgcattagttttattttatcttacttCTTCACAATCTGATTAAGGAGCAATTTATGTCTGAAATATAAATTGTGTTCAAACTATAGCAGTAAAGAATTTTTTTCCCCCTTCTCACTTTCATGTTAAAATCGTATCTTTGTACTACCATGAAAATTACAGAATTTTAAAAGTTACTTTTATAAGTTGTTCATGGTGCTTAGAGTAGAACAAAAGAAAATCATTGAATTGCTGATTTCACTTTTCAACTTTATGATTGATTGGTATTTTCTGTTGCTATTTAACATCAATTTCATGAATtagattattatttgaaaaatGATACGAAAAATTACATGAAGCACTGAACAGGTTGATACACAAAATGGTTAATGAAGTTTGTGAACTTCAATGAAAAAATGATTAGTATTTCAGTTTTGGCCAAAATGATTCTTAATATGACGTGTAGCACATATATAGAATGGCagcttaaaaaatttaaaaagaaagaaaaaaatcttCTAAAGTAAAGAGAATGATAAAATGATAAAGTAATACttcaattatttttgaatttgtaattttagCATTTTAGTTCGAttatattgattaaataattcatatttttttaaaaaagatattttttaataataaataaacaaaaaaagtaCTTTAGATATGTGATTCTTCTTTTTGTCATTACAAATTGAGAAGGAAGATATGCTTTTCAACTCTCACAGTGAAAATGCAAGGGAATATCTTTGCTAGCCCTAACaataataacaaagaaaattagaATAATATTTTCAGAAACCATTGCAATTAGCATTAAATATCTAcaataaacaataaaattaagAGTGGTAAATTAGATGGTGATTTGAGTGTTGATATGAACGGTAAAATTTTCGGAAGAAGATGAAGTTAGGGTGATGGAGCCAGAGACTTTAAACCTGCACTGCTCGTATACTCAACTAGTTGCACAGATACTTGATAACAATGGAACATGAATCAAGAATTGAATGCATAAAGGTAAGTTCAGACTATGAGAACAAAAAATTGAAATGCAGCAAATAGAACTGAAGTTTATTCACCTAGAAAGAAGAATATTGTGTACATTGAAGCATGCATATTGCTTTATATATAGAGTTCACAAGAGCTGGATATagcaatagaaaaacaaaaaatatcagAACACCAGAACAAAATAACAGAATTGGAAAGTTAGTTTTCGGTCTATAACTATCATTTTACATTTATTCACTCATAGCCTCCTTCAAACTTAGCAGTGGGTTGAAGAACCACTTGAAGTTTGTCTCTAAACTTGTGAAACAGAGGAACTGAAAGTGGTTTGGCAAAGATATCCCCAATCTGATCTATGGAGGGTATACGAAGAACATAAAGCTCTTTTTTATCACCATTTTCCTAAGGCAGTGAAGGTCAATTTCCAATGTTTGCATCTTGTATGAAACACTGGGTTGGCAGCCAATGAACATGCGCTTTGATTATCACAATATATGGTAGGTGCTATTGATTGTTGGACTCTAAGTTCCTTTAGAAGTTGCTGAATTGACACCAATTCTGACTGAGTTGTTGCCATGCTTCGGTATTTTGCCTTAGTGCTGCTGCGGCTAACCTTGGCTTGTTTATTGCTTCTCCATAACATAAGATTGCTTCTTAAGTATACACAGTAACCAGTTTTCTGTCCTCCAAGTCCTCTGCCCAATCTGAATCTGTAAAGGCAAGCAATCTCAAGTTAATACATTTTTGAAATCTAATACCTGCTAACACTGTACCTGCCACATATCATAGTATTCTTTTCACCGTTTTCCAGTATTCAATTGTTAATGAATGCATAAACTAAGAGACCTTGTTAACAGAAAAGGAAAGGCCAGGTCTACAGATAGGCAAGTACTGAAGGGATCCTACAACTTCCTTATACTGTCTCAGATTCTGAAAAGGGCAGCACCATTAGATGTTAGCTTCAAGGATAAGACCATAGGAGTTGGAGTTGGATTGACAGCATCCATATTAGCTTTTTGCAACAAGTCCGAGCATACTTTTATTGAGAGACGATGATAGATCCATctgttaaataagaaaattctaATCCAAGAAAGTAGCTAAGTTTACCAAGATTTTTGAGTGGAAATATGTTGTTTAGATCAGAAAATAGTTTATTGACTTCACCACTGTCACTGCCAGTGACAACAATATCATCGACATAGGTCAAGGGGAAGATTGTGAGTAGTATGTTTGAGAAAAAGTGAAATATCACTTTTAGTTCTAGTAAAGCCAAATTGTAATAGAGTTGCAGTCAATGTATTAAACCAAGCTCTCGGAGCTTGCTTTAATCCATAGATTGCTTTGTTTAACTTGCAAACCTGAGTTGGATTCCTAAATTGATAACCTAGTGGTGGAGACATGTATACCTCTTCTTCAAGAATGCCATTAAGAAAGGCATTGTCAAAATTGAATTGCCATAGTATCCATGGGAGAGATAGGGCCACAGTAATCACAATTCTCAATACTGTTGGCCTCACAACTGGACTATATATTTGACTGTAGTCGATGCCCTTGACCTGCGAGAAACCCTTTGCAACAACCTTGACTTTGTACCTAATTATGTTACCAAAAGGTCCTTTTTTATAGCAAAGACCCATTTAGATCCAATAgcaattttattttttggtaaaTTAACTAGATCTCAAGTGTTACATCTGGCCAACGCCTGAATTTTAGCATCCATAGCACTCTTCCAGTGTTCCCACTGAAGATCTTGCCTAACATTCTTGGGAATGTTATTGATCAAATCATAAGGTTCTTCTGTACTAGCAACTAAATCTTGAGGTCTTTGACTTTTGGTTTTTGATCTTGTTAGCATATTATGAGTATTAGAAGGTGTAGTATTAGTTGTGTTTGTAGGAAGATCTAAGGGTAAGGGCACTTCAGGGCCAAAAATTGGAAAAGAAGGATTGGACCTAAGACTAGTATGAGAAGAGGTATGGTCTAACGATTGGGTGTTAGGATTGGTGGATGAACCATCACAGCTGCAGAGGAGTTCTGAGGTGGTGGTGAAATGCTAAAAGTGAAAGTGGATAGATCACTAGAGATGGTCGTATCTGCAGCTGTAAATTTATTGCCAAAGAGAGAAATATATGAAAAATCTCTTTCATAAAAAATCACATGCCTTGAAAGCTGAACTTTACCATCCTTAGTCATACACTTATAGCCCTATAGTGATTGTCATAGCCAAGAAATAAACACTTTTCTTATTTAAAGGCAAATTTAACTTTATTATAAGGTCTTAAGTAAGGAAAACAGGCACActcaaatattttcaaattatGATAAGCTGGTAATTTACCAAAAAGAGTTTCAAAGGGGATTTATTTTCTAATGTAGAACTGGGTAATCTATTGATAATAAACACTGCAGAAGTGAAGGAGTCTTCCCAAAAGAAACATTGGCAATGCTGCAGTAGCTAATAAAGATAGTCCTACCTCTGTTATGTGCCTGTGTCTTCTCTCCACACTACCTTCTTGGTGTGTGTGTATGAGGACATGAAATTCAATGCATAACACCATGTTCAGTGAGAAATTGAGTAAAGGAATGAGACCTAAATTCCATACCCCCATCACTTTGTAACGCTTTAAGCTACAATCCTGTTTGTGTTTCCATAAACACTTTGTAATTTTTCAAAGCTTATAGAGATTGTAATTTATGACTCAGAAAGAAAATAGTAGTGTATTTCGTATGAGCATTAATAAATGATATGTAATACCTAAATCCATTTCTAGAACGCATAGGGGTTGATCCCCAAATATCAacaaaaactagatctaaaggTGCTGCATAAACATATTCAAATTTAGTAAAAGGCAATTGGTGCATTTTGCTCATAGTGCAATATTCACATATTTGAACAAGATTAGAATCAAAAGAAGCGAAATCCCACATGTTTTCAAAACAGAATTAACAGTTTGCATTGAACAGTAACCCAAATGTTTATGTCAAAGGTCAATAGTTACATTCTTATTGCTTTGAGCTACAAATGCTATTTGAGGAGGGGGTTTGGTGTCACTGCTATTACAAAAAACTGAATTATTCAAAGAACCAAGTACTAAAGATTGATCAGAAATAGGAACAAACAAATTGGTAAAGGAGTATATTCCATTTTTAGCTTTGCCTTGGAGAAGAACTTCTTGAGAATTTTGGTCACGGACAATACAATCATAAGGCCAGATTCAAAATACACATGATTGTCTAAAGCAAATTGAGAGACACTTAATAAATTCTGTGTAATTTGAGGAACATAAAGTAATTTTTGTAAAAGAAACCCGATTTTACAATTTTTATCACAAATAATAGATTTTCCTTGGGCAAGAATTTGTGTAACTTGGCTATTACCTACAAACAATTGTTCAAATCAGAAGTAGAAGGAGTGGAAAGTCAGTAAATTGAGCAAATCTAGTGTCACATGGTGGCTTGCCCCTGAGTTTGGGTACCAAACAGATTCTGGATAGGGATTAGGGTTGGAGAAGTAGGCACGGGGTTGATGAAATTAGGAAGATGGAAGTGGTGGTTGTGTGTTGGAGTAGCCATATACAGACTGTTGTAATTGGGATCCATTCCCATAGGCTTGAAAATTAGGATTGATACGATAAAAACATGTTTGAATCACATGACCCTGACGACCACAAAGTTGGGACAGAGGTCAATTTCCTTGATTGAAAAAGTGACCTCCTCTTCCAAACGTTCTGTAACACTCTATCATACAGAACTTTACGTTTAAACTGTAAAAtaaaggtggtgtggtattacgacttctaaaataataataatacacacacacacacacacacactagcaacAGGGTGTCAAGGATACGAAATAATCAAGCTCCGAACTCAACCTGCAAAGCTAAGGTTggctggagaatatttacatacatacatataaaatCTGAGTCCCAAAATACACAAAAAGAAACCTTAGTTCTCCATAAAACCTCTATAAGGTGCAAAAGTAAAACAAGTTTATAAGGAGAATTCTATACATATGGATATATATAAACAGAACAAAATATAATATCCCAAAAGTCCCACTTCGCTGCAGAGAACTCCAAACGCCTAGTGAGGTGCCTCTCGACTTGCATTTGAAAAACACAAACATCCGTATGAAATGAGAACCGagggttctcaacatggtaaaggtacccacatatataagatataaggtcccagAAAAGCcagaggtaatcctaga from Arachis ipaensis cultivar K30076 chromosome B09, Araip1.1, whole genome shotgun sequence includes these protein-coding regions:
- the LOC107619532 gene encoding zinc finger CCCH domain-containing protein 15 homolog, which translates into the protein MGAQPQPHGNPAEQTPTATPTPPTLSQDQFLSWKRQKDAAESARKAEASRKRAEDIAAGTVQMNGRELFLHEPWVFDNSRY